In a genomic window of Streptomyces sp. NBC_01231:
- a CDS encoding YfjI family protein, whose amino-acid sequence MDSPDLWAGLPALEEPPGEDDMAPEVWEDPIPLTGRRERPPFPAHVLPAWLGEFVAAVAEETQTPVDLAGSIALAVLATAAGGRSVVHVRGNWREPTNLYTVVALPPANRKSAVFALLTNPLYEAEKQLKTAMQPVIVEAELTARLAKEAADKAAAKAASADGDKRDEMVATAVGLAQTADTLTVPAEPVLLADDSTPETVTSLMSEQGGRLSVMSAEGGIFDIIAGRYSGAPNMEVFLKGHAGDRLRVNRQTRREYIDAPALTIGLAVQPDVLRDIGKVKGFEGRGLLARFLYSLPVSTVGDREIITDPVPEQTAATYTARVIDLALSLAEWTDPAIIQLTPEADAALIAYQKRIEPQLKARGGKLGHISNWAGKLAGATARMAALLHLAEQGGNGYARPVTEDTMRAAIELGEYYTAHALAVFDVMGADPVLSRARSVLEALRDNGWEDVSRRDVFSVLSRSEVPTVADLEPALALLEDHGYLRSYQPERTGKRGRPPAPRLQVHPTLRHGGR is encoded by the coding sequence GTGGACAGCCCCGACCTGTGGGCCGGACTGCCCGCCCTGGAAGAACCGCCCGGCGAGGACGACATGGCACCGGAGGTGTGGGAGGACCCCATTCCTCTCACCGGCCGTCGTGAGCGCCCGCCGTTCCCCGCCCACGTTCTCCCGGCCTGGTTGGGGGAGTTCGTGGCGGCGGTCGCGGAGGAGACGCAGACGCCCGTGGACCTCGCCGGATCGATCGCCCTCGCTGTGCTCGCCACGGCGGCCGGCGGCCGGTCGGTGGTCCACGTTCGCGGGAACTGGCGTGAGCCGACCAACCTGTACACGGTGGTCGCGCTCCCGCCAGCCAACCGCAAGTCCGCCGTGTTCGCGCTGCTGACCAACCCCCTCTATGAGGCTGAGAAACAGCTCAAGACCGCGATGCAGCCCGTGATCGTGGAAGCGGAACTGACGGCGAGGTTGGCCAAGGAAGCGGCGGACAAGGCCGCCGCCAAGGCCGCGTCCGCCGACGGCGACAAGCGCGATGAGATGGTGGCGACCGCGGTGGGCCTCGCGCAGACCGCCGACACACTCACCGTCCCGGCCGAACCGGTGCTGTTGGCGGACGACTCGACACCCGAGACGGTCACCTCGCTCATGTCCGAGCAGGGCGGCCGGCTGTCGGTGATGAGCGCTGAGGGCGGCATCTTCGACATCATCGCTGGCCGCTACTCCGGCGCCCCCAACATGGAAGTCTTCCTCAAGGGGCACGCCGGGGACCGGCTGCGCGTGAACCGGCAGACCCGCCGCGAGTACATCGACGCTCCCGCGCTGACCATCGGTCTCGCCGTACAGCCGGACGTGCTGCGGGACATCGGGAAGGTGAAGGGGTTCGAGGGTCGCGGACTGCTGGCCCGCTTCCTGTACTCCCTCCCGGTGTCGACAGTCGGTGACCGCGAGATCATCACCGACCCGGTCCCCGAGCAAACGGCCGCCACCTACACCGCCCGGGTCATCGACCTCGCCCTGTCCTTGGCGGAGTGGACCGACCCGGCCATCATCCAGCTCACCCCGGAAGCCGACGCGGCCCTTATCGCGTATCAGAAGCGAATTGAGCCGCAGCTCAAAGCACGGGGCGGCAAGCTAGGCCACATCTCCAACTGGGCCGGAAAGCTCGCCGGAGCGACCGCCCGCATGGCTGCACTGCTGCACCTCGCCGAACAGGGCGGAAACGGCTACGCCCGCCCCGTCACCGAAGACACCATGCGCGCCGCGATCGAGCTGGGGGAGTACTACACCGCCCACGCCCTCGCCGTCTTCGATGTCATGGGCGCCGACCCGGTCCTGTCCCGCGCCCGCAGCGTGCTGGAAGCCCTGAGGGACAACGGATGGGAGGACGTCAGCCGTCGGGACGTGTTCAGCGTCCTGTCCCGCAGCGAGGTGCCTACCGTCGCCGACCTGGAACCCGCCCTCGCATTGCTGGAAGACCACGGATACCTGCGGTCCTACCAACCCGAGCGCACCGGCAAGCGCGGACGTCCCCCGGCACCCCGCCTACAGGTCCACCCCACCCTGCGCCATGGCGGCCGGTGA
- a CDS encoding bifunctional DNA primase/polymerase — translation MTPDCKARRSAGGNHSAGSQLCTALRLAAAGVPVLPLRQGKVPFGNCRSCKDGACGGRPNMKTAGPCWCPAPCHAWAASTTDPCVLTSPVWAPVWREAVAVAYHPGGAGLTVVDLDNAAAVAWARETLPATRTVPTTRGEHWVYRGAMPSSNAVRPGVDIKSAMQYARWLGPGTGRMAVLPAAVRGLIVKEDTTLAPGEVASSLPARAKWGRSVATGCRHTERYVRTGLERGLSLVRARTESGAGSQAFGVARFLAAQHTACPGPCGLAAIGEEIVTAAVSVGVPETYARRAVANGLETAVERAA, via the coding sequence ATGACACCTGACTGCAAGGCCCGGCGGTCCGCCGGCGGGAATCACTCAGCCGGGAGCCAACTGTGCACCGCGCTGCGACTCGCGGCGGCCGGTGTCCCGGTCCTGCCCCTACGACAGGGCAAGGTCCCGTTCGGTAACTGCCGTTCCTGCAAGGACGGCGCCTGCGGCGGCCGACCGAACATGAAGACGGCTGGACCCTGCTGGTGCCCCGCGCCGTGCCACGCGTGGGCGGCCTCGACCACCGACCCGTGCGTCTTGACCTCGCCGGTGTGGGCGCCGGTGTGGCGTGAGGCGGTTGCGGTCGCCTACCACCCCGGCGGTGCCGGGCTGACGGTGGTCGACCTGGACAACGCGGCGGCCGTCGCATGGGCCCGCGAGACCCTGCCCGCGACCCGGACCGTGCCAACGACGCGCGGTGAGCACTGGGTCTACCGGGGCGCCATGCCGTCATCGAACGCGGTCCGGCCCGGTGTCGACATTAAGTCCGCGATGCAGTACGCCCGTTGGCTGGGCCCCGGAACCGGTCGTATGGCTGTTCTTCCGGCCGCCGTCCGTGGCCTGATCGTGAAGGAAGACACTACCCTCGCCCCGGGGGAGGTGGCCTCTTCTCTTCCAGCCCGCGCCAAGTGGGGCCGGTCGGTGGCCACCGGGTGCCGCCACACCGAGCGCTACGTCCGCACCGGCCTGGAACGCGGCCTCTCCCTTGTGCGCGCCCGCACTGAATCCGGCGCCGGATCACAGGCGTTCGGCGTCGCCCGGTTCCTCGCCGCACAGCACACCGCGTGCCCGGGACCGTGCGGACTCGCGGCGATCGGCGAGGAGATCGTGACGGCTGCCGTCTCCGTGGGCGTCCCGGAGACTTACGCGCGCCGCGCGGTCGCCAACGGCCTTGAGACGGCTGTGGAGCGTGCGGCATGA
- a CDS encoding cell division protein FtsK encodes MTETTASPPPQGREDANQPTADIVPFPLKKTDPNDPAAPAGVVKPGEWEAELPDADDPEAEGLSEGAPVDPPREVYPPSVAEWMEAKDKARVPVLPDWVKLPDQRKAVRKWAIRHYSAVAGYHAVRLPLVYTPKVCMYSPRGAWRWSTAIGRWVFDSEGKSLRLASVANEDAAEYLKLSRQRNDRVRLRGIVATIAGFVGLAAALTLYVMAPSWLLMLAVATLTTTLGVVGAPADRPLIDMAKVTFRKRRLSSDIVIRAHEASGLTTKDQSIAFPRPIGRDGDGWRVIVDLPYGKTFEDAVKAHARLASGMDIAPTQLFLDKDETSGRRVSYWIADRDPLAVPSGKSPLLGATRVDFWKPFPWGVDERGNPVMATMLWLSLLVGAVPRQGKTFSARTIALAAALDPYVRLYVFDGKASPDWRKFALVAHRIGFGIVPKNGFDPVQHLLTSLRELKADVEDRYHRLSELPLHVCPEGKLTPEISRDKKLNMPLTLFVVDEVQEYLTHPEHGKEILSLMVYLARVAPAVGVSVMTATQKPDDKACPSELRDQHQARFALRVGAYQVSDTILGAGSYSEGLDASKLLKSHKGVGLLKGMSDDSGIVRTYLADGRDADRILTRAAALREAEGTLSGDAVGEAPAPETSATILDDVAAVLGKGEAKVWSETVVDRLADLRPDVYGPWVELEPKPKAEALTAALKPFGIGTVQISRRIDGEQVNKRGIKRDDIATVITERNKKRDAG; translated from the coding sequence GTGACGGAAACCACCGCCTCCCCGCCCCCTCAGGGTCGGGAGGACGCCAACCAGCCGACGGCCGACATCGTGCCGTTCCCGCTGAAGAAGACCGACCCGAACGACCCGGCTGCGCCCGCCGGTGTGGTGAAGCCGGGGGAGTGGGAGGCCGAACTTCCCGACGCCGACGACCCGGAGGCCGAGGGACTGAGCGAGGGAGCGCCGGTCGACCCGCCGCGCGAGGTCTACCCGCCCTCGGTCGCGGAATGGATGGAGGCCAAGGACAAGGCCCGGGTGCCGGTGCTGCCGGACTGGGTGAAGCTCCCTGACCAGCGCAAGGCCGTCCGCAAGTGGGCGATCCGGCACTACTCCGCCGTGGCCGGCTACCACGCGGTCCGCCTGCCGCTGGTGTACACGCCGAAGGTCTGCATGTACTCGCCGCGCGGCGCGTGGCGGTGGTCGACAGCGATCGGCCGGTGGGTGTTCGACTCGGAGGGCAAGTCGCTGCGCCTGGCGTCCGTGGCAAACGAGGACGCGGCGGAGTACCTGAAGCTGTCGCGGCAGCGCAACGACCGCGTCCGGCTGCGGGGGATCGTGGCGACGATCGCCGGTTTCGTCGGTCTGGCCGCCGCGCTGACCCTGTACGTCATGGCGCCGTCCTGGCTGCTCATGCTGGCCGTGGCGACGCTGACCACCACCCTTGGTGTGGTCGGGGCGCCGGCGGACCGGCCGCTCATCGACATGGCCAAGGTGACGTTCCGGAAGCGGCGGCTGTCCTCGGACATCGTTATCCGCGCCCATGAGGCGTCCGGGCTGACCACCAAGGATCAGTCGATTGCCTTCCCGCGGCCGATTGGCCGGGACGGCGACGGCTGGCGCGTGATCGTGGATCTGCCGTACGGCAAGACGTTCGAGGACGCGGTCAAAGCTCACGCTCGTCTCGCCTCCGGTATGGACATCGCCCCTACTCAGCTCTTCCTGGACAAGGACGAGACGAGCGGGCGGCGGGTGTCGTACTGGATCGCCGACCGTGACCCGCTCGCCGTCCCGTCGGGCAAGTCCCCGCTGCTGGGGGCGACGCGGGTGGACTTCTGGAAGCCGTTCCCGTGGGGTGTCGACGAGCGCGGCAACCCGGTCATGGCCACGATGCTGTGGCTGTCGCTGCTGGTCGGGGCCGTGCCCCGGCAGGGCAAGACGTTCTCCGCTCGCACGATCGCCCTCGCCGCCGCGTTGGACCCGTACGTGCGCCTGTACGTGTTCGACGGCAAGGCGTCGCCGGACTGGCGGAAGTTCGCCCTGGTCGCGCACCGCATCGGGTTCGGCATCGTGCCGAAGAACGGGTTCGACCCGGTTCAGCACCTGCTGACCTCGCTGCGGGAACTCAAGGCGGATGTCGAGGACCGGTACCACCGGCTGTCCGAACTGCCTCTGCACGTCTGCCCGGAGGGCAAGCTCACCCCGGAGATCAGCCGGGACAAGAAGCTGAACATGCCCCTGACGCTGTTCGTGGTGGACGAGGTGCAGGAGTACCTGACCCACCCCGAGCACGGCAAGGAAATCCTGTCCCTGATGGTCTACCTTGCCCGGGTCGCCCCGGCCGTCGGTGTCTCGGTGATGACCGCGACGCAGAAGCCGGACGACAAGGCGTGCCCCTCGGAGCTGCGTGACCAGCATCAGGCCCGGTTCGCTCTGCGGGTGGGCGCCTACCAGGTGTCGGACACCATCCTCGGCGCGGGCTCGTACTCGGAGGGCCTGGACGCGTCCAAGCTACTCAAGTCCCACAAGGGCGTCGGTCTGCTCAAGGGCATGTCCGACGACTCCGGGATCGTGCGCACCTACCTCGCCGACGGCCGCGACGCCGACCGCATCCTGACCCGCGCCGCCGCGCTGCGCGAGGCGGAGGGGACGCTGTCGGGTGACGCGGTCGGCGAGGCCCCGGCCCCGGAGACGTCCGCGACGATCCTTGACGACGTGGCGGCCGTGCTCGGCAAGGGCGAGGCCAAGGTGTGGTCCGAAACGGTCGTAGACCGTCTCGCCGACCTGCGGCCCGACGTCTACGGCCCGTGGGTGGAGTTGGAGCCCAAGCCCAAGGCCGAAGCGCTCACCGCCGCACTCAAGCCGTTCGGTATCGGCACCGTGCAGATCAGCCGGCGCATCGACGGCGAACAGGTCAACAAGCGCGGCATCAAGCGCGACGACATCGCCACCGTGATTACGGAGCGCAACAAGAAGCGGGACGCCGGATAG
- a CDS encoding conjugal transfer protein, giving the protein MSQTRKPLTKVQIGVLTAAFVPMLATGVVGGIGTYSNIGHAYGTGTALGALGAGEGATAVLALVLLGLTMLGQSSPRVVRIGLWALPAAAAVMGAMAAPDTGRIVIYSLTPMGMSVSAEGMAFLARRIVVHTDGRDAETERRNADVVQALAYHQARAAHHPSDRVKWWSERKSWRLARKVGVGDAALGSRLLDVQRDRVTAGANAALASMFGGTDPESVPSANAEESTETMRNRSTADLRESTPAPSVVLTRFSVPDPVTVDFVKPTLPIKPVPAIAPAVDPAKADPPATGRKSVTADSPRTRRATGRVPDVARSTRPKRTTDQLLAEARTATADWSDSRITAEGIRREVRTSPANARMLRDTLLAERATGGAEAA; this is encoded by the coding sequence ATGAGCCAGACTCGCAAGCCGCTGACGAAGGTCCAGATCGGTGTTCTGACGGCGGCCTTCGTGCCGATGCTGGCCACGGGCGTGGTCGGCGGGATCGGCACGTATAGCAACATCGGGCACGCCTACGGCACGGGGACCGCGCTCGGTGCCCTCGGTGCCGGTGAGGGCGCTACGGCCGTTCTGGCGCTGGTGTTGCTGGGGCTGACCATGCTGGGGCAGTCCTCGCCGCGCGTCGTCCGGATTGGGCTGTGGGCCCTGCCGGCCGCCGCCGCCGTCATGGGCGCCATGGCCGCGCCGGACACGGGCCGCATCGTGATCTACTCCCTGACTCCGATGGGCATGTCCGTGTCGGCGGAGGGCATGGCGTTCCTCGCCCGCCGGATCGTCGTCCACACCGACGGCCGCGACGCGGAGACCGAGCGCCGTAACGCCGACGTCGTCCAGGCCCTCGCCTACCACCAGGCCCGTGCCGCCCACCATCCCAGTGACCGGGTCAAGTGGTGGTCGGAGCGCAAGTCGTGGCGCCTGGCCCGCAAGGTCGGCGTCGGAGACGCGGCGCTCGGGTCGAGGCTGCTGGACGTCCAGCGCGACCGCGTCACCGCCGGTGCGAACGCCGCGCTCGCGTCGATGTTCGGCGGTACCGACCCCGAATCCGTCCCGAGCGCGAATGCGGAGGAATCTACCGAGACCATGAGGAATCGGTCTACGGCTGACCTGCGGGAATCGACCCCGGCGCCGTCGGTGGTGCTGACCCGCTTCTCGGTGCCCGATCCGGTGACGGTCGACTTCGTGAAGCCGACTCTCCCGATCAAGCCGGTACCGGCGATCGCCCCGGCGGTCGACCCGGCTAAGGCCGATCCCCCGGCGACCGGTCGGAAGTCGGTGACGGCCGACTCCCCTCGCACCCGTCGGGCGACCGGCCGGGTTCCCGACGTGGCCAGGTCGACCCGGCCGAAGCGCACGACGGATCAGTTGCTGGCTGAGGCTCGTACCGCGACCGCCGATTGGTCCGACAGCCGGATCACGGCTGAGGGCATCCGCCGCGAGGTTCGCACCTCGCCGGCGAACGCGCGGATGCTGCGAGACACGCTCCTCGCCGAGCGCGCCACCGGTGGCGCTGAAGCCGCGTGA
- a CDS encoding DUF5706 domain-containing protein produces MSVVTQNLTAALAEVKAEIARTDTKTALLLAFVGAVLAGAWTVARDLPLNVPAYVTGGLGMTLLVGAAGLLLRSVRPNLGGRHGFPLWATLTAEQITDTAASRNLAADIAGLSRLAVAKFTCLRRAVDLTCVGGALLIVAVVSALGGAA; encoded by the coding sequence ATGAGCGTCGTGACGCAGAACCTGACGGCCGCGCTCGCCGAGGTGAAGGCGGAGATTGCGCGGACCGACACCAAGACCGCGCTGTTGCTGGCGTTCGTCGGCGCGGTGCTCGCCGGCGCGTGGACGGTTGCCCGTGACCTGCCGCTGAACGTCCCCGCCTACGTGACGGGCGGACTGGGAATGACGCTGCTGGTCGGGGCAGCGGGTCTGCTGCTGCGGTCGGTGCGCCCGAATCTGGGCGGACGGCACGGCTTCCCGCTCTGGGCCACGCTCACCGCCGAGCAGATCACCGACACCGCCGCTTCCCGGAACCTCGCCGCTGACATCGCGGGTCTGTCCCGGCTGGCGGTCGCCAAGTTCACCTGCCTGCGCCGCGCGGTCGACCTGACGTGCGTCGGCGGCGCGCTGCTCATCGTGGCCGTCGTGTCCGCACTGGGAGGTGCGGCATGA